In the Bacillus sp. FJAT-42376 genome, ACCTTATTGTTTGATACAATAAACGTATCTATTCGAAAGAAAAGAGGATTGGAAACATGACACAAAATCGAGTCGCTTTAGTAACAGGCAGCAGCAGAGGAATAGGAAAGGCGATTGCTTTAAGTTTGGCGAAGCAGGGCTATGATATTGTTATCAACTATGCGAGAAGCAAGCAGGCTGCGCTTGAAACGGCAGAAGAAATTGAGAAGCTGGGTGTGAAAACCCTTGTGGTAAAAGCAAATGTAGGGAAAGTGGAAAAAATCAAAGAGCTTTTTGAACAGATTGATTTAGCGTTTGGACGTTTGGATGTGTTTATCAATAATGCCGCTTCCGGTGTGCAGCGTCCGATTATGGAGCTGCAGGAGAATCATTGGGATTGGACAATGGATATCAATAGTAAAGCGCTGCTTTTTTGCGCTCAGGAAGCTGCGAAGCGTATGGGGGATAATGGAGGGAAAATTGTGAGCATCAGTTCGCTTGGTTCCATCCGTGTTCTTGACAACTATACTGTAGTGGGGGTTTCCAAGGCGGCACTTGAGGCGCTGACCCGTTATTTGGCGGTGGAGCTTGCATCAAAAGGAATCGTTGTGAATGCCGTTTCCGGCGGTGCGGTTGATACAGAGGCGCTTAAGCATTTTCCGAACAGGGAGGAACTTTTGCAGGATGCGATTTCCAAAACGCCTGCCGGCCGGATGGTGGAAATTGAGGATATCGTCAGCGCTGTTGATTTCCTTGTTTCCGATCAGTCTTGGATGATTCGCGGTCAGACGCTTATTGTAGACGGAGGCCGTTCTTTGCTCGTTTAAATTTCAAAAAAAAAATCGTATATTGATCATCTCCTCGGGACATTCTATTTTTTGTGGAGGTGATTACAATGGCAAACAACAACCAAAACCAAGCTGGTAAAACAACTTCTGGAACTAACGTTCAACACGTTAAGCAACAGAACCAACAAGCAGCACAAGGACAATACGGTACTGAGTACGCTTCTGAGACAGACGCTCAGCACGTGAAAAAGTACAACCAGCAAGCTGAAGCAAACAAATCTAAAAACAGCTAATTCACACCACTGAATGCAGAAATGCATGAGAGGTCGCCTGCAAGAATTGTGCTTATCTCCAATCTCTGTACAAGGATCGCTTAATCGTGAGCGGGTCCGGCTGCAGAGGGAGAGAAAGGACGGCTTGCGTGAGGGCGGCCTCTTTTCATTTTCTTATCCCTCTGATTCCCGACAAAATGTGCCATGCTTCTTCTTTTTCTTCTAAAGGAGGCCGACTCGATGGCAACGAATATATACATGAACGCCATTCAAAGCAGAAAGGGGCGCGTGCATGAGCAAATTCGATGTACTTGTAGGAGAGCAGCTCAGGACGATGGATAAGCTGCTGGAGCTTCAAAATGAAGTGGAGCGATGCCAGCGGATTGAAAGGGAGCTTGAACGTCTTCAAAATGAGGATAAACTTAAG is a window encoding:
- the fabL gene encoding enoyl-[acyl-carrier-protein] reductase FabL encodes the protein MTQNRVALVTGSSRGIGKAIALSLAKQGYDIVINYARSKQAALETAEEIEKLGVKTLVVKANVGKVEKIKELFEQIDLAFGRLDVFINNAASGVQRPIMELQENHWDWTMDINSKALLFCAQEAAKRMGDNGGKIVSISSLGSIRVLDNYTVVGVSKAALEALTRYLAVELASKGIVVNAVSGGAVDTEALKHFPNREELLQDAISKTPAGRMVEIEDIVSAVDFLVSDQSWMIRGQTLIVDGGRSLLV
- a CDS encoding gamma-type small acid-soluble spore protein — encoded protein: MANNNQNQAGKTTSGTNVQHVKQQNQQAAQGQYGTEYASETDAQHVKKYNQQAEANKSKNS
- a CDS encoding YgaB family protein, coding for MSKFDVLVGEQLRTMDKLLELQNEVERCQRIERELERLQNEDKLKMVKDEIHEMKRELHSIQKTFEKQTEEVIQSYKSHPVWER